The Cellulomonas sp. S1-8 genome has a window encoding:
- a CDS encoding DUF4439 domain-containing protein → MHHHLAPQPLPRPTTSGRRVVRAAALLVAVALTLGACGLRLETPPPAEPSPDPVEQVRARTVDDALGLVDAAFALSAADVVEPVRAVLDDVAEFSTRHAQELGGVYDSGLPETTPTATPHRAMPAVTDVTGLLRELVDDAARASGDADAVPDPELARLVASIAVARDGLADRLASATGQSRPEPAAAQYAGASPDGAAPDVADDGSTAAAAGDGVEGGTPTPAPATTPEPGGAPEGAAALALAHDEAAWTFTVLAARVADDRRAALLGEAARHRAASDAWAHVAGVVGQPTDPRRAAYALPAAVDDPAAAEALPRTLETAVADASANVVAGAAQGQRRDAVAGLRAATTAAVAWGAAPVPFPGMPELAAVPEG, encoded by the coding sequence ATGCATCACCACCTCGCCCCGCAGCCGCTCCCCCGACCGACGACGTCCGGTCGGCGGGTGGTCCGGGCCGCCGCGCTGCTCGTCGCGGTCGCGCTCACCCTGGGGGCGTGCGGCCTGCGGCTCGAGACCCCGCCGCCCGCGGAGCCGTCCCCGGACCCCGTCGAGCAGGTCCGCGCCCGCACGGTGGACGACGCGCTCGGCCTGGTCGACGCCGCGTTCGCGCTGTCGGCGGCGGACGTCGTCGAGCCCGTGCGTGCGGTGCTCGACGACGTCGCGGAGTTCTCGACCCGGCACGCGCAGGAGCTCGGGGGTGTGTACGACTCCGGCCTCCCCGAGACCACGCCGACAGCCACGCCCCACCGTGCGATGCCTGCGGTGACGGACGTCACGGGGCTGCTCCGGGAGCTCGTGGACGACGCGGCGCGCGCGAGCGGCGACGCGGACGCCGTGCCCGACCCGGAGCTCGCTCGCCTGGTCGCCTCGATCGCCGTTGCGCGCGACGGTCTCGCCGACCGTCTTGCGAGCGCGACGGGTCAGTCGCGGCCCGAGCCGGCGGCCGCCCAGTATGCGGGGGCGAGCCCGGACGGGGCCGCCCCGGACGTCGCCGACGACGGCAGCACGGCGGCCGCGGCGGGGGACGGGGTGGAAGGCGGCACGCCGACACCCGCACCCGCGACGACGCCCGAGCCCGGCGGCGCGCCCGAGGGCGCCGCGGCGCTCGCGCTGGCGCACGACGAGGCCGCGTGGACGTTCACCGTCCTGGCCGCGCGGGTGGCCGACGACCGGCGTGCCGCGTTGCTCGGCGAGGCCGCGCGTCACCGTGCGGCCTCCGACGCCTGGGCGCACGTGGCGGGGGTCGTGGGCCAGCCGACGGACCCCCGACGCGCGGCGTACGCGCTGCCGGCCGCCGTCGACGACCCGGCGGCCGCCGAGGCGCTCCCGCGGACGCTCGAGACGGCGGTCGCCGACGCCAGCGCGAACGTCGTGGCGGGCGCGGCGCAGGGTCAGCGGCGCGATGCCGTCGCCGGCCTGCGCGCCGCGACGACCGCGGCCGTCGCGTGGGGCGCCGCGCCGGTGCCGTTCCCGGGGATGCCGGAGCTCGCCGCCGTCCCCGAGGGCTGA